The Mytilus trossulus isolate FHL-02 chromosome 13, PNRI_Mtr1.1.1.hap1, whole genome shotgun sequence genome has a segment encoding these proteins:
- the LOC134694574 gene encoding uncharacterized protein LOC134694574, with the protein MDAEEKKRIKEIMRDKDKTEEKLQWMYKGDRPEMEEYLLGKRIDRHIEKDDKPPDDVAIFAERIQANIALDMAAKAREDPLFAIRQKEEDVKRRLLDNPVKMKRLQKQLEDRKKKSKKTDKSDSDDELISMYLSILSQKEKSHKKKKKHKKNSSDDSEEEDSSSRHSKKHKHKHSKDHDQYDRKHRHDSDSEECSTKRMKYKEETHKHSKSDRKDDRRKDKDRKSESRKHRHDSSDDDHYHKRKQRHDSSDEDSSRFSHHRHNKAEPHRDSYKHEKHTKDNEFSHRQKDNTDRHKKHKGQDKVRDSESEEEPIRKRHDSGSEEEKVVPVARKYGLIKLKQTPDDEAAKRKRSRSPKTHRSRSPVQKPKSTYNKADFKPRKLTEEEKKKKLEEMMDNVKWRDDNRTKNVKRYNEDEKREKEERSKTHEKGFLNSMMSTHAEQSSVEDRIKRNRYNLQRTKAEMDKNFLKK; encoded by the exons ATGGATGCTGAGGAAAAGAAAAGGATTAAAGAAATTATGAGAGATAAAGA tAAAACAGAAGAAAAGTTACAATGGATGTACAAGGGAGACAGGCCAGAAATGGAGGAATATCTACTTGGAAAAAGAATAGACAGGCACATTGAAAAAGATGACAAACCTCCTG aTGATGTTGCAATATTTGCTGAGCGTATACAAGCTAACATTGCTTTGGACATGGCTGCTAAGGCGAGAGAAGATCCATTGTTTGCAATCAG gcaaaaagaagaagatgtgaaGAGAAGACTTTTAGACAATCcagtgaaaatgaaaagatTACAGAAACAG CTTGAAGATAGAAAGAAGAAATCTAAAAAGACAGACAAATCAGATTCTGATGATGAACTGATCAGCATGTATTTATCAATTCTCAGTCAGAAAGAAAAATCTcacaagaagaagaaaaagcaTAAAAAGAACAGTAGTGATGATTCAGAAGAAGAAGATTCTTCATCAAGACATtctaaaaaacacaaacataagcACAGCAAGGACCATGATCAATATGATAGAAAACACAGACATGATTCAGACTCAGAGGAATGTTCAACCAAAAGAATGAAATACAAAGAAGAAACACATAAACATTCAAAAAGTGATAGAAAAGATGACAGAAGAAAAGACAAAGATAGAAAGTCAGAAAGCAGGAAACATAGACATGATTCATCAGATGATGACCATTatcataaaagaaaacaaagacatGACTCTTCAGATGAAGATTCATCAAGATTTTCTCATCATCGTCATAACAAAGCTGAACCGCACAGAGACagttataaacatgaaaaacatacaaaagaCAATGAATTCAGTCACAGACAAAAAGATAATACAGACAGACATAAAAAACATAAAGGTCAGGATAAGGTTAGAGATTCAGAATCTGAAGAAGAGCCAATCAGAAAGCGACATGATTCTGGTTCAGAAGAGGAGAAAGTTGTGCCTGTTGCAAGAAAATATGGACTTATA AAACTGAAGCAGACACCAGATGATGAAGCAGCTAAAAGAAAGAGATCAAGATCTCCAAAGACGCACAGATCCAGATCACCAGTGCAGAAACCAAAATCAACATATAATAAAGCTGATTTTAAACCAAG AAAACTTACAGAAgaagagaagaagaaaaagtTAGAGGAAATGATGGATAATGTTAAATGGAGAGATGATAATAGAACGAAGAACGTGAAGAGATATAATGAGGACGAGAAAAGAGAAAAGGAAGAAAGATCAAAAACGCATGAAAAAGGATTCTTAAA CTCAATGATGTCCACTCATGCAGAACAGAGTTCAGTAGAAGatagaataaaaagaaacagatataatttacagaGGACAAAagcagaaatggacaaaaatttcttaaagaaatag